In Sulfolobales archaeon, the genomic window ATCATTATCACGTAGGCTCTATGGCTCATACTACTTTATAGTAAGGCTTATATATTTCCTTGCATTATTGGCGATTGTAATAGCAACTGATATGGCCGAGTTTCTAGGCATAGTATTGGGGTTATCTCTTCTTCTCGATCTAAGCGTTGGTGTTGCAATGTGGGTTTCCGTGTTGGATGTGCTTGTCTTAATGGTTATAGCGGATAGAAGGATTGGGTTTGAAACGATAATAGGCTCTCTAGTTGGGATTGTCGGTTTTAGCCTTATATATGAGCTAGCAATAGTTAAGGTCGATGCATTCGAGATTATAAGATCCAGCTTCATACCGGGTCCTATGGATGCTAGCGCCCTGCTACTAGCGATAAGCATTTTAGGTGCTACAGTGATGCCCCATGCAGTGCTTATACACTCATATTTAGCATCTGAGAAATGGAGCTCTACACCTAAATATGATAGTTTAAAAAGGCATATGAGAGAGACTATTGCATATCTATCTATAGCAAGTATTATAAATGCAGCAATCCAGATAATGTCCTACTATGCATTCTATAGAAACGGATATCACGATGTTGATATCGATACAGTATATCTGATATTACAACCTCTATATGGGTGGAGCGCAGCCACGATCTTTGCCATAGCTCTCATAGCCTCGGGAATCTCATCCTCCATGGTGAGTGTGCTTGCAGGGCAAAAGATCGTTGAGAGTATGTGGGGTAAGAAGCTGGAGGCATGGAAGCTAAGGTTATTTGTTAGGCTATTTAATATGATTCCACTAGCAATAGCAATTCATATTGGTGTTAAGCCTCTAGATGTTCTAGTATATAGTCAGGCGGTGCTCTCTCTACTCCTTCCAGCGGTAATTCTCCCTGTAACCATCATTAGTGCGAGAGGCAGCATAATGGGGTCTCTTAGAAATTCAATATATATGAATATAGCAGCAGTTATAGGCTCAATATTTATAGTAGGGCTAAACCTAGGATTCCTATTATTCGGAATAGCCTAGAAATGTTAAGGTGTTATTTAGAGATACTCGCTTTAAACCCTTCAAGACTATCAATATATTGATAGGGGTCGGAACTGGCATTAGATCATATAACATATGCTAAGGACGATGTTGGTGATGAAGAGGTTATGGCTCTCCTAAGGCCATATATAGCTAGCTGGCTAAAGAGTAAATATGGCTCTCTAACGCCTCCTCAGAGGATGGCTATACCAAGGATAAAGGCTGGAGAGAATGTGCTGATCTCGAGTCCTACGGGTACTGGCAAAACTTTAGCAGCATTTCTAGCAATTATAGACACGTTATACGAGCTGTGGGAGAAGGGGGGGTTAGGTGATAGCATCTATGCCCTATACGTCTCACCTCTTAGGGCGCTTAACAACGATATAAGGAGAAATCTTCTTGAGCCATTGAACGAGATAAACTCGATACTATTGAAAAACGGTATGGAACCCCCAAATATAAGGGTCTCTGTGAGGACTAGTGATACACCTCCGCATGAGAAGCAGAAGATGTTGAAAACCCCTCCCCATATATTGATAACCACACCTGAGAGCCTTGCTATATCACTATCTGCTCCTAAGTTTCGAGAGCTTCTTAAAAGTGTAAGATGGGTTATAGTAGACGAGATCCACGAGCTAGCATCGAGTAAGAGGGGATCACATTTAATGCTTAGCCTTGAGAGGCTTGTTGAGCTAGCGGGAAGAGAGCCTCAGAGGATAGGTTTATCAGCTACTATATATCCACTTGAAATGGTTGCGGAATTCCTAGTAGGTTTTGATGATAGAGGTAATCATAGGAGGTGCACCATAGTTGATGCTAGGTTTGCTAAGCCAATAGATATAAGGGTTATATGCCCTATGGTGGATCTTATAAGGGCGCCGGCCGAAGAGATCAACAGAGCTATATATGATACACTTGCAGAGCTCATAAGGAGGCATAGAACCACATTAGTTTTCACTAATACAAGGCATTCAACAGAGAAAGTTGTGTATAGGCTTAAAAAGATCTTTGAGAAAGATCCAGAAATAAATGTGGAGGAGATAGAGGCTCATCACAGTAGTCTATCAAGGGAGGTTAGGCTAGATGTTGAGGAGAGACTGAAGAGGGGAGAGCTAAGGGTTGTTGTTTCATCGACAAGCCTAGAGCTAGGAATAGATATAGGGTATATAGATGTTGTGGTACTCCTATCAAGCCCTAAGAGTGTTACAAGGCTTCTCCAAAGGATTGGAAGAGCTGGACATCATATCAGACAGACGAGTCTTGGAAGGCTTATCGTAGTTGATAGAGATGATCTGGTGGAGTGTACGGTTCTAGCTAAAGCTGCTATGGAGAGGAAGCTAGATAGGGTGAGGATCCCCAGAAACCCTCTAGACGTACTGGCACAGCATATTGTTGGCATGTCACTTGAGAAGAAGTGGAGGGTTGATGAGATATACAGGGTTGTGAGGAGGGCTTATCCATATAGGAATCTCGATTACGAGACCTTTGAAAGGGTGTTGAGGTATCTCTCAGGAGGGTATGAGATAGATAGATATGCAAAGGTATATTCTAAGATTTGGATGGAAGATGGGACTATTGGGAGGAAGAGAAGTGCTAGGATGATTTACTATTTAAACTCAGGTGCTATACCTGATGAGGCTAAGATAAGGGTGATCTCCGAGGGAAGGGGATATGTAGGAGATCTCGATGAGGGATTCGCGGAGATCTTAGAGCCTGAAGACATATTCGTGTTGGGGGGAAGGGCGTACCAGGTTATAAGATCTGAGGGGGATAGGATCTATGTTAGACCTGCTGATGGGCAGAGGCCTACCGTTCCAAGCTGGTTCTCCGAGATGCTTCCGCTAGCATTTGATTCAGCCTTGGAGGTGGGCAGATTTAGGAGGGAGGTAGCTGATATGCTTCAAAAGCATCTAGAAGATCCAGAGCCTGTTATTGAATATCTCATGAAGAATTATATGCTAGAGAGGCATGCGGCTGAGAACATAGTTGAATATTTTCTGGAGCATCTATATTACACAGGCTGGATCATGCCATCTGATAAGCTGATTATGATTGAAAGATGGATAGATCCCGAGGCAAGGACTGAGCATATAATCTTCCATAGCCTCTTTGGAAGAAGAGTTAACGATGTACTTTCTAGGGCATATGCATATCATCTTGGAGAACTCTTTAATGAGAATATAAGGATAACTGTAACAGATAATGGCTTTATGATAACATTTCCAAGGATCGTTGGTGTGAATGAGGAGCATATCCTGAAAACCATATACTTAGTAAGACCTGAGAATCTAGAAGAAACGATGAGAAAGGTTGTTAGAAGAACCGAGATGTTTAAGAAGAGATTCAGGCACTGTGCTGAGAGAAGCTTCATGATACTTAAGAGATTTAGGGGGAAGGAGATAAGCCTACAAAACAGACAGATCAATGCTGAGACACTTATAAAAATAGTGGAGGAGATGGATAGATTTCCTGTGATAGAGGAGACATATAGAGAGATTCTTGAGGATCACATGGATATAGAGAATGCCAAGTTAGTTATAAGGAAACTCCTAGATGGAGAGATAAAGACAAAGTATTTTGAAAACCCTGAAGGAGCAAAAGCTCCTTCCCCCCTAGCACATTCAATAGTAGCTGCTGGAATAAGCGATATAGTGCTTATGGAGGATAAGAGGAAGATCTTAGCTAAGTTCCACGAAAGCATAGTTGATGTATTAAGAGAGAAGGGAATAGTACTTAGAAAAGCAATTTCACCCCAAAAGGTGTCCCAGACACAGTAGTAATTAATTATGATGAGATTTTCTTAAGCATCTTCTATAACCTTTCATTCCCAGGCTCTTATAGCTCTGTAATGTATAGTGGAGTAGAAACATTGTTTACGATGTTTTAGGATTGTTTTAGACCTTCCAGGGCTATTAGCTATGCTCATATATCTTTATAAACCTTGGGAGGATACATGCTTATCAGTAACCTTCGGATAGGCGAGGGTGGCTGAATCACCGTAGCTTGCCTAGGGGAGACTGATTAACCCGAGGGTGGCTCAAACCACTCTCGAATAAACGGTCAACACTTAGTCAATGCATTTAATCTATCTGATGATAATAGTTATATAGAGATCTATGGATATGATGGTAGGTGGCAGTGTTGGCTTTGGAAGAATATATTATATATATTATAGCGGGTGTAGCATCTATACTTCTATATGTTTTCTCGAATTTACTGTTATTTAGGCATGTAATAAGAATACTTGGTAAGGAGTTCTTAATAATTGCAAGGATATCAATAGCCCTTCTCTCAATATCTCTCTTCTTAGCTTTTACAGCGTTTATTCATGGAGCTCATGAGATCTTTGTCCTGATCTTCTCACTATTCGTGATTAGCTTTTTAGTAATTATAATAGGTGCTAGGCATGTGCTAGAGGAATATATAACAGGGATTTTTGCGTCAAAGACATTTGATCTTAGGGTTGGTGATTATGTTGAGATCGGAGATATAAAGGGGTATATAGCTGCTCTAGATGATACAAATGTTATTATAAGGGATATTAGAAGGGGTCTTATATATGTTCCCTATACGATGTTTGCCCACACACCTTTTAAAAGGGCGAAGGTTGAGGAGGGCTATGATTTTAGGATCACTATAACCTTGAATCGCCATGTAGATCTAGAGGAGATTAGGAAGGAGTTAAATAGGATAGCAGCGGATCTTGGGCTCTCTAATATTAGGCTAGATATAGAGGCTATAGAGGCTTCTGAAATTACCCTCTCGATTAGAGGATCTATAAAGGATCCTAGGAAGCAAGAGGAGATCAGATATACGATTTTAGATAAGCTATACAGTCTTCTCTTTCCCAAAAGTAAGGTAGATTATGAGGCCGGCAACAATCCATAGAGCGAGGATCCATATATACTTCCATTTAACTATAATATTTATAGCTAGTCCGAACAATGTTAATAAAACAGCTATTAGAGAGGTTAGAGGAACACCATATATTTTTGGCCCTGCAAGCCCTCCATATAGCTCCCCTCTCTTGGTTATTATCCAGAGCGCTATAGATACTATGAAATAGTTTGCTAGAGATCCTATGGCATATACCTCTAAGATAAAGCTTAGCTCTCCTGGAAGTATAAATGCTATTGATATGAGGAAGGCTAGGGTTAGAGAGATATATGGTGTTCTATATCTTGGGTGAAGGGTAACTAGTATGTGGGGTACTAGTGAATCTTTGGAGAGGATGTAAGCAAGCCTTGAGAAGGCTATATATCCTGCTAGAGATGCCATCAGCATTATAACAGCTATATTAATTACTACTAGAGGAGCCATGAGTATAGAGATATATGGAGTATTCTCAGCTATAAGCATGATTGCCAATGAAGGATCCGAGGCTAAGGAGCTATAACTTATCCTATCCATCAATATAGAGACTAGGAAAATGCTATATATAGTGCCTATTGATGCAACAAGAAATGTAGCCCTGGGGATCTGTAGGAGGGGTTCTCTAGTCTCGCCAGCTAATTGTCCAATCGCATCTACCCCGGTGAATCCTCTAGAAGCTATGGAGAGAGCCGTGAGGATATCTAGTGGCTCCACAGCACTCCATTTAAAATAGGGGGGTGTCGATCCTATTCCTAAAGAGAGGTTCACACCTATTAAGAGTACACCTATAACTAGAAAGTCCATAATTGCTATAGACATCGCT contains:
- a CDS encoding Nramp family divalent metal transporter gives rise to the protein MDKAKDICGARCRGAVGSYRLSILLGPATVVSVAYIDPGNFGSNIAAGSRHGLNLLWVVWVSGLLAILFQYLSGKIGIALSRSLTDIVFESLSRRLYGSYYFIVRLIYFLALLAIVIATDMAEFLGIVLGLSLLLDLSVGVAMWVSVLDVLVLMVIADRRIGFETIIGSLVGIVGFSLIYELAIVKVDAFEIIRSSFIPGPMDASALLLAISILGATVMPHAVLIHSYLASEKWSSTPKYDSLKRHMRETIAYLSIASIINAAIQIMSYYAFYRNGYHDVDIDTVYLILQPLYGWSAATIFAIALIASGISSSMVSVLAGQKIVESMWGKKLEAWKLRLFVRLFNMIPLAIAIHIGVKPLDVLVYSQAVLSLLLPAVILPVTIISARGSIMGSLRNSIYMNIAAVIGSIFIVGLNLGFLLFGIA
- a CDS encoding amino acid permease, whose protein sequence is MSRREWLRRELGTLDLYSLVHADSQSTFYLAVGFILALGGRESFFISLYAIALMISIALVYGEVGSRFPEAGGSYLYVKQAMGRSIGFLSAWLLMIDQAIMISYGTLDASKYLLTYMGIENIPIQIPAFLMSLCLYILTLLGIRESARVAMSIAIMDFLVIGVLLIGVNLSLGIGSTPPYFKWSAVEPLDILTALSIASRGFTGVDAIGQLAGETREPLLQIPRATFLVASIGTIYSIFLVSILMDRISYSSLASDPSLAIMLIAENTPYISILMAPLVVINIAVIMLMASLAGYIAFSRLAYILSKDSLVPHILVTLHPRYRTPYISLTLAFLISIAFILPGELSFILEVYAIGSLANYFIVSIALWIITKRGELYGGLAGPKIYGVPLTSLIAVLLTLFGLAINIIVKWKYIWILALWIVAGLIIYLTFGKEKTV
- a CDS encoding mechanosensitive ion channel produces the protein MALEEYIIYIIAGVASILLYVFSNLLLFRHVIRILGKEFLIIARISIALLSISLFLAFTAFIHGAHEIFVLIFSLFVISFLVIIIGARHVLEEYITGIFASKTFDLRVGDYVEIGDIKGYIAALDDTNVIIRDIRRGLIYVPYTMFAHTPFKRAKVEEGYDFRITITLNRHVDLEEIRKELNRIAADLGLSNIRLDIEAIEASEITLSIRGSIKDPRKQEEIRYTILDKLYSLLFPKSKVDYEAGNNP
- a CDS encoding ATP-dependent helicase codes for the protein MTYAKDDVGDEEVMALLRPYIASWLKSKYGSLTPPQRMAIPRIKAGENVLISSPTGTGKTLAAFLAIIDTLYELWEKGGLGDSIYALYVSPLRALNNDIRRNLLEPLNEINSILLKNGMEPPNIRVSVRTSDTPPHEKQKMLKTPPHILITTPESLAISLSAPKFRELLKSVRWVIVDEIHELASSKRGSHLMLSLERLVELAGREPQRIGLSATIYPLEMVAEFLVGFDDRGNHRRCTIVDARFAKPIDIRVICPMVDLIRAPAEEINRAIYDTLAELIRRHRTTLVFTNTRHSTEKVVYRLKKIFEKDPEINVEEIEAHHSSLSREVRLDVEERLKRGELRVVVSSTSLELGIDIGYIDVVVLLSSPKSVTRLLQRIGRAGHHIRQTSLGRLIVVDRDDLVECTVLAKAAMERKLDRVRIPRNPLDVLAQHIVGMSLEKKWRVDEIYRVVRRAYPYRNLDYETFERVLRYLSGGYEIDRYAKVYSKIWMEDGTIGRKRSARMIYYLNSGAIPDEAKIRVISEGRGYVGDLDEGFAEILEPEDIFVLGGRAYQVIRSEGDRIYVRPADGQRPTVPSWFSEMLPLAFDSALEVGRFRREVADMLQKHLEDPEPVIEYLMKNYMLERHAAENIVEYFLEHLYYTGWIMPSDKLIMIERWIDPEARTEHIIFHSLFGRRVNDVLSRAYAYHLGELFNENIRITVTDNGFMITFPRIVGVNEEHILKTIYLVRPENLEETMRKVVRRTEMFKKRFRHCAERSFMILKRFRGKEISLQNRQINAETLIKIVEEMDRFPVIEETYREILEDHMDIENAKLVIRKLLDGEIKTKYFENPEGAKAPSPLAHSIVAAGISDIVLMEDKRKILAKFHESIVDVLREKGIVLRKAISPQKVSQTQ